One genomic window of Cannabis sativa cultivar Pink pepper isolate KNU-18-1 chromosome 2, ASM2916894v1, whole genome shotgun sequence includes the following:
- the LOC115718960 gene encoding bidirectional sugar transporter SWEET17: MAVSLSFIIGIIGNVISFLVFTSPIKTFWGVLKKKSTENYQGLPYITTLLSTSLWTFYGILNPNGLLIMTVNGAGAILQLIYVIIFLIYAPMDKKVKTGKLFAILDVGFFGSVIVLTLFAIREEIKLTFVGLLCAALTIGMYASPLTVMGLVIRMKSVEYMPFFLSFFLFLNAGIWSIYSMLVKDFFIGVPNAIGFILGCAQLILYSVYRNKSKKPLEVLEEEGSVTLKERAVEMQEHGGDGEEVDLKNKSLNKGLSLPKPLIKRLYSMPTKIMKTISLNSYELDSAWALGLGEDIEAAEKKSSLV, translated from the exons ATGGCTGTTAGCTTGAGTTTCATTATTGGCATTATTG GCAATGTTATTTCTTTTCTGGTTTTTACGTCTCCCAT AAAAACGTTCTGGGGAGTGTTGAAGAAGAAATCAACAGAGAACTACCAAGGGCTTCCATACATAACTACACTTCTGAGTACAAGCTTATGGACATTCTATGGTATATTGAACCCAAATGGGTTACTAATCATGACAGTTAATGGCGCTGGTGCCATCTTGCAACTAATCTATGTAATCATCTTTCTCATCTATGCTCCCATGGACAAGAAG GTAAAAACAGGGAAATTGTTTGCCATTCTGGATGTGGGGTTTTTTGGATCAGTAATCGTGTTGACTCTGTTTGCTATACGTGAAGAAATAAAACTTACCTTTGTTGGACTTTTGTGTGCTGCATTAACTATAGGCATGTATGCCTCACCACTTACTGTCATG gGGTTGGTGATTAGAATGAAGAGTGTGGAGTACATGCCCTTTTTCCtctcatttttcttatttttaaatgcTGGGATTTGGTCCATTTATTCTATGCTGGTCAAGGACTTCTTCATTGGT GTACCAAATGCAATAGGATTCATATTGGGGTGTGCTCAACTTATACTATACTCGGTGTACAGAAACAAGTCCAAAAAACCCTTAGAGGTATTGGAGGAAGAAGGGTCAGTAACTTTAAAAGAAAGAGCAGTAGAAATGCAAGAACATGGTGGTGATGGTGAAGAAGTTGATTTGAAGAATAAGAGCCTTAACAAGGGACTCAGCTTACCAAAGCCATTGATAAAGCGTCTATATAGCATGCCAACTAAGATAATGAAGACTATTTCTTTAAATTCATATGAATTGGACTCAGCTTGGGCCCTTGGGCTTGGGGAAGACATTGAAGCTGCAGAAAAGAAATCATCATTAGTTTAA
- the LOC115720324 gene encoding F-box protein At3g08750-like — translation MGELSCELPDELMRKILVKVPAESLVRFKWVSKSWHGFINNPSFAYTHLVHHNNDTVLSSTSILLSWFSVDFARHNKIKPILSLFSNPEAVYPTDFLNLFHSITDFFDHLPRTYYWDEMYDYYRTYHCNGIICIAQNYMDKGKSVLINPVIRETRILPESTIPLRHILKTHGEGFGYDLNANDFKLVRIFGRNRNFKCFAELYNMNSDSWKRIKIDVKLDDTCFHHGKGVLCKGVFYWLMMLLTPFPDFEYQTILSFDMSNEEFHSMPLLVDAMRNGDFMFDKREKCLVEWNKSVPLLVVDEYKENLPCYIQMFVMDDYNGGEYSWTTHPTIGPLETYHFPLIFSSTDELIMVNSDKGVVSYNLKTQTLRGLPLPEVDMGTCLSNFYVKSLISVEKRD, via the coding sequence ATGGGGGAATTAAGTTGTGAGCTACCAGACGAACTCATGAGAAAAATCCTTGTAAAGGTTCCTGCGGAGTCTCTAGTGCGATTCAAATGGGTTTCTAAATCATGGCATGGCTTCATCAATAACCCATCATTTGCATACACTCACTTGGTCCACCATAATAACGATACAGTCTTGTCTTCCACATCAATACTTTTGAGTTGGTTTAGCGTTGATTTTGCACGGCACAATAAAATCAAACCAATACTTTCTTTATTTAGTAACCCTGAGGCTGTTTATCCTACCGATTTCCTTAACCTCTTTCATTCTATTACTGATTTTTTCGACCATTTACCTCGTACCTATTATTGGGATGAAATGTATGATTACTATCGTACCTATCATTGTAATGGCATCATCTGTATAGCTCAAAACTACATGGATAAAGGCAAATCTGTTCTCATAAATCCTGTTATCAGAGAAACCAGGATTCTTCCTGAATCAACCATTCCTCTTCGTCACATTCTTAAGACTCATGGAGAGGGATTTGGATACGATTTGAATGCTAATGATTTTAAGTTGGTCAGGATTTTTGGTCGTAATCGTAATTTTAAATGTTTTGCCGAGTTGTACAACATGAATTCTGATTCTTGGAAACGGATTAAAATTGATGTGAAACTTGATGATACTTGTTTTCACCATGGCAAAGGAGTGTTGTGCAAAGGAGTTTTTTATTGGTTGATGATGTTATTAACCCCTTTCCCTGACTTTGAGTATCAAACAATTCTTTCTTTTGACATGTCTAATGAGGAGTTTCACTCCATGCCACTACTAGTAGATGCAATGCGGAATGGGGATTTTATGTTTGATAAAAGAGAAAAGTGCCTTGTAGAATGGAATAAATCAGTTCCCTTGCTTGTGGTAGACGAATATAAGGAGAATCTTCCTTGTTATATTCAAATGTTTGTAATGGATGACTACAATGGTGGTGAATATTCTTGGACCACACATCCAACAATTGGGCCCCTTGAAACCTATCACTTTCCACTAATATTTAGTAGTACAGATGAGCTTATCATGGTGAATTCTGATAAAGGAGTAGTGTCTTACAATCTCAAGACCCAAACATTAAGAGGCCTTCCCCTTCCTGAGGTCGATATGGGAACTTGTTTATCCAACTTCTATGTCAAGAGTTTGATTTCTGTTGAGAAAAGAGATTAG